In Streptomyces capitiformicae, one genomic interval encodes:
- a CDS encoding AfsR/SARP family transcriptional regulator, which yields MEIKVLGPLTAHEHGVSVVPSAAKPRQILALLALHSDHVVTVPTLMAEIWGERIPRSASTTLQTYILQLRRKIAATLAGDPARDAKDVLVTQFGGYLLRVQPGQVDVQEFEQLVADGRLAFDAADYRTASRLLGNALALWQGPALVDVRAGSMLELEVLRLEENRMAALERRIDADLRLGRHAEVVPELRVLTARHPMHERFCAQLMVALHRSGGSWRALEAYQRLRGALVTELGLEPSPSLRQLHHAVLSGDTALDQQTAGVD from the coding sequence ATGGAGATCAAGGTATTGGGACCACTGACCGCCCACGAGCATGGGGTCTCCGTGGTCCCCAGCGCGGCCAAGCCCCGGCAGATACTGGCCCTGTTGGCCCTGCATTCGGACCACGTCGTCACCGTCCCGACGCTGATGGCGGAGATCTGGGGTGAGAGGATTCCGCGCAGTGCGTCCACGACACTGCAGACGTACATCCTCCAGCTGCGCCGCAAGATCGCGGCCACTCTCGCCGGGGATCCCGCCCGCGACGCGAAGGACGTCCTGGTCACGCAGTTCGGCGGCTATCTGCTGCGGGTGCAGCCCGGCCAGGTCGACGTCCAGGAGTTCGAACAACTGGTGGCCGACGGCCGGCTGGCATTCGACGCCGCCGACTACCGCACCGCCTCACGGTTGCTGGGAAACGCTCTGGCCCTGTGGCAGGGCCCCGCGCTGGTGGACGTACGGGCGGGCAGCATGCTCGAACTGGAGGTGCTGCGCCTGGAGGAGAACCGCATGGCCGCGCTGGAGCGGCGGATCGACGCCGACCTGCGGCTGGGACGGCACGCGGAAGTGGTCCCGGAGCTACGGGTCCTGACCGCACGTCACCCGATGCACGAGCGGTTCTGTGCGCAACTCATGGTTGCCCTGCACCGGTCGGGCGGGTCCTGGCGAGCCTTGGAGGCGTACCAGCGGCTGCGCGGTGCCCTCGTCACGGAGCTCGGCCTGGAGCCCTCTCCGTCGCTACGGCAGCTCCACCACGCGGTGCTCTCGGGCGACACGGCACTGGACCAGCAGACGGCGGGAGTCGACTAG
- a CDS encoding IS481 family transposase — translation MPHRNAPLTETGRLRLARCVVEDGWPLRRAAERFQVSPTTARRWADRYRTLGEAGMADRSSCPHTSPRRTPGRTERRIINVRVLRRWGPARIAHLLRLVPSTVHRVLTRFGPARLTHLDRATGRVIRRYERRRPGELVHVDIKKLGNIPDGGGHKTLGRQAGRRTRSGAGYSYIHTAVDDHSRLAHSEILTDERKETATAFWARAQAFFAGVGITVERVLTDNGSCYKSRLWRDTLTAAGITHKRTRPYRPQTNGKVERLNRTLLDEWAYARPYRTETERREAFPRWLHTYNHHRGHTALAGKPPASRVPNLTGQYT, via the coding sequence GTGCCCCACCGTAATGCACCCCTGACCGAGACCGGCCGTCTGCGTCTGGCCCGCTGCGTGGTCGAGGACGGCTGGCCCCTGCGCCGGGCTGCCGAACGCTTCCAGGTCTCGCCGACCACCGCCCGGCGCTGGGCCGACCGCTACCGGACGCTCGGCGAAGCAGGCATGGCCGACCGCTCCAGCTGCCCGCACACCAGCCCCCGCCGCACGCCCGGCCGCACCGAACGGCGCATCATCAACGTCCGTGTCCTGCGCCGCTGGGGACCGGCCCGCATCGCGCACCTGCTGCGGCTGGTGCCCTCCACCGTGCACCGCGTGCTGACCCGCTTCGGTCCGGCCCGCCTCACGCACCTGGACCGGGCCACGGGCCGGGTCATACGCCGCTACGAACGCCGGCGGCCGGGCGAGCTGGTGCACGTAGACATCAAAAAGCTCGGCAACATCCCCGACGGTGGCGGACACAAGACTCTGGGCCGGCAGGCGGGCCGAAGGACCCGCTCGGGGGCCGGCTACAGCTACATCCACACCGCCGTCGACGACCACTCCCGCCTGGCCCACAGCGAGATCCTCACCGACGAACGCAAAGAGACCGCCACCGCGTTCTGGGCCCGGGCCCAGGCATTCTTCGCCGGCGTCGGAATCACCGTCGAACGCGTGCTGACCGACAACGGCTCCTGCTACAAGTCCCGCCTCTGGCGCGACACCCTCACCGCGGCCGGGATCACCCACAAGCGCACCCGGCCCTACCGGCCGCAGACGAACGGCAAGGTCGAACGCCTCAACCGCACCCTGCTCGACGAATGGGCCTACGCCCGCCCCTACCGCACAGAGACCGAACGACGCGAGGCATTCCCCCGCTGGCTGCACACCTACAATCACCACCGCGGACACACCGCACTCGCAGGCAAACCACCAGCCAGCCGCGTCCCCAACCTCACAGGGCAATACACCTAG
- a CDS encoding acyl-CoA carboxylase subunit beta — MTTFDELLATAPPPDLRRATAELNLLKEEVSRGPDPDATRRQHAKGKLTVRERLDLLFDPGTFTEIEPLRRHRATGFGLEDRKPHGDGVVIGWGQVHGRTVFAYAHDFRVFAGALGEAHAAKVHKVMDLAVSAGAPLVGLNDGAGARIQEGVTALAGYGGIFQRNTRASGVIPQLSVMLGPCAGGAAYSPALTDFVFMVRETSQMFITGPDVVQAVTGEEITHNGLGGADVHAGMSGVAGFCYDDETECLEDVRFLLSLLPQNNRELPPEAHSADPADRRTDSLTSLVPADPAQAYDMRAVIEEIVDEGEFFEVHEAWARNVVCAFARLGGQVVGVVANQPATLAGVLDIHGSEKAARFVSICDAFNIPLVTLVDVPGFLPGVDQEHGGIIRHGAKLLYAYCNASVPRISLVLRKAYGGAYIVMDSRSIGADLSFAWPTNEIAVMGAEGAANVVFRREIAAADDPEATRARLVEGYKSELMHPYYAAERGLIDDVIDPGDTRRVLIRSLAMLRGKHTELPDRKHGNVPL; from the coding sequence ATGACGACCTTCGATGAACTCCTGGCCACGGCACCCCCGCCCGACCTGCGCCGGGCCACCGCGGAGCTGAATCTTCTGAAGGAAGAGGTGAGCCGGGGCCCCGACCCGGACGCCACACGCCGCCAGCACGCCAAGGGAAAGCTCACGGTCCGGGAGCGTCTCGACCTGCTCTTCGACCCGGGCACGTTCACCGAGATCGAGCCGCTGCGCCGCCACCGCGCCACCGGCTTCGGCCTGGAGGACCGCAAACCGCATGGCGACGGTGTGGTCATCGGCTGGGGGCAGGTGCACGGCCGCACCGTCTTCGCCTACGCCCACGACTTCCGCGTCTTCGCCGGCGCTCTGGGAGAGGCCCACGCCGCGAAGGTCCACAAGGTGATGGATCTGGCCGTGTCCGCGGGGGCGCCCCTGGTCGGTCTCAACGACGGAGCCGGGGCCCGCATCCAGGAGGGCGTCACCGCGCTGGCGGGCTACGGCGGGATCTTCCAGCGCAACACCCGGGCCTCGGGGGTCATCCCGCAGCTCAGCGTCATGCTCGGCCCGTGTGCGGGCGGCGCCGCCTACTCCCCGGCCTTGACGGACTTCGTGTTCATGGTCCGCGAGACCTCCCAGATGTTCATCACCGGACCCGACGTGGTGCAGGCGGTGACCGGCGAGGAGATCACCCACAACGGTCTCGGCGGCGCGGACGTGCACGCCGGCATGTCGGGCGTGGCCGGGTTCTGCTACGACGACGAGACCGAGTGCCTGGAGGACGTCCGCTTCCTGCTGTCGCTGCTGCCGCAGAACAACCGCGAGCTGCCCCCGGAGGCCCACAGCGCCGACCCGGCCGACCGGCGCACCGACTCCCTGACCTCCCTCGTCCCCGCCGACCCCGCCCAGGCGTACGACATGCGCGCCGTCATCGAGGAGATCGTCGACGAGGGCGAGTTCTTCGAGGTGCACGAGGCCTGGGCCCGCAATGTGGTGTGCGCCTTCGCGCGGCTCGGCGGGCAGGTGGTGGGCGTCGTAGCCAATCAGCCCGCCACGCTGGCCGGGGTGCTGGACATCCACGGCTCGGAGAAGGCGGCACGATTCGTCTCCATCTGCGACGCGTTCAACATCCCGCTGGTGACACTGGTGGACGTGCCGGGTTTCCTGCCGGGGGTGGACCAGGAGCACGGCGGGATCATCCGGCACGGCGCGAAGCTGCTGTACGCGTACTGCAACGCATCCGTGCCCCGGATCTCCCTCGTGCTGCGCAAGGCGTACGGCGGCGCCTACATCGTCATGGACTCCCGCTCGATCGGGGCCGATCTGTCCTTCGCCTGGCCGACGAACGAGATCGCGGTGATGGGGGCGGAAGGGGCTGCGAACGTGGTCTTCCGGCGGGAGATCGCCGCCGCCGACGACCCTGAGGCGACTCGCGCCCGGCTGGTCGAGGGGTACAAGTCGGAGCTGATGCATCCGTACTACGCCGCGGAGCGGGGGCTGATAGACGACGTCATCGATCCCGGCGACACCCGCCGGGTGCTGATCCGCTCGCTGGCCATGCTGCGGGGCAAACACACCGAGCTACCGGACCGAAAGCACGGCAACGTGCCCCTGTGA
- a CDS encoding type III PLP-dependent enzyme domain-containing protein has translation MREPLYLQPRLEPPLSSLLAAPDLLHTLVDALGSPLNVLLPDRIAENAERFRAVYRRHHLGGRISFAHKANRSSALLRRLAVTDPAAVGVDVASLSELQHALGCGFTPDRITATGPKDPAFLWLAARSGVTVHPDSVTELEQLAELVRKFALPRIAAVPRLSGFETGTGTGAATGTGTGASGVKVLSRRSRFGTPVGEVGALLDTLERHRDAVEPVGVAYHLDTTGLAEKAVALESCVGVMDELRARGLDPRFVDIGGGFGVSYVQDAAQWDRYTTELAGAVLGTRPAMTWRGHGYGLRNEGGTLRGALGLYPAHRPTAGPGYLDALLSAPAPASGRPPATLLLEHLYDLSIQPGRALLDQCGAVLARVLDVRPTGSGDHLVRLGLNAGDMSLEEHGVIVDPVLLPHGGGGGGVQDADDGPVTVHLFGNLCLEADLITRRTVFLPRLPRVGDLLAFANTAGYAMDFHAHSAQRQPLARTVAVTRDGGSWRWCLDEEYWPITRPGGPA, from the coding sequence GTGCGTGAGCCCTTGTACCTGCAGCCACGGCTCGAACCACCGCTCAGCTCGTTACTGGCCGCCCCGGACCTCCTGCACACGCTTGTCGACGCGCTCGGCTCCCCCCTCAACGTGCTGCTGCCCGACCGGATCGCCGAGAACGCCGAGCGTTTCCGCGCCGTCTACCGCAGGCACCACCTCGGCGGCCGGATCTCCTTCGCCCACAAGGCGAACCGCTCCAGCGCCCTGCTGCGGCGGCTGGCCGTCACCGACCCGGCCGCGGTCGGCGTCGACGTTGCGTCCCTGAGCGAGTTGCAGCACGCCCTGGGCTGCGGTTTCACCCCCGACCGCATCACGGCCACCGGACCCAAGGACCCCGCGTTCCTCTGGCTCGCCGCCCGCAGCGGAGTGACCGTGCACCCCGACTCGGTGACGGAGCTGGAGCAACTGGCCGAGCTGGTACGCAAGTTCGCGCTGCCGCGCATCGCCGCCGTACCTCGGCTGTCCGGGTTCGAAACCGGCACCGGTACAGGAGCCGCCACCGGCACCGGCACCGGTGCCTCCGGAGTGAAGGTGCTCTCCCGGCGCAGCCGCTTCGGCACGCCCGTGGGCGAGGTGGGCGCGCTGCTGGACACGCTCGAACGGCACCGGGACGCCGTCGAGCCGGTCGGCGTGGCGTACCACCTGGACACGACCGGGCTGGCGGAGAAGGCCGTCGCGCTGGAGAGTTGCGTCGGCGTCATGGACGAACTCCGTGCGCGGGGGCTGGATCCGCGGTTCGTGGACATCGGCGGCGGCTTCGGCGTCAGCTATGTCCAGGACGCCGCCCAGTGGGACCGGTACACCACCGAACTGGCGGGCGCCGTACTCGGCACCCGGCCCGCCATGACCTGGCGCGGTCACGGCTACGGTCTGCGCAACGAGGGCGGCACGCTGCGCGGAGCACTGGGCCTGTACCCCGCCCACCGCCCGACAGCGGGGCCCGGCTACCTCGACGCACTCCTCTCCGCGCCCGCCCCCGCCTCGGGGCGCCCGCCGGCCACGCTTCTCCTGGAGCACCTCTACGACCTGTCCATCCAGCCCGGCAGGGCCCTGCTCGACCAGTGCGGCGCCGTACTGGCGCGGGTGCTCGACGTGCGGCCCACCGGTTCGGGCGACCACCTGGTGCGCCTCGGCCTGAACGCCGGGGACATGAGCCTGGAGGAGCACGGGGTCATCGTCGATCCCGTGCTGCTTCCCCACGGCGGCGGTGGTGGCGGTGTGCAGGACGCGGACGACGGGCCGGTCACGGTCCACCTTTTCGGAAACCTGTGTCTGGAGGCCGACCTGATCACCCGACGGACCGTGTTCCTTCCCCGGCTCCCACGCGTCGGCGACCTGCTCGCCTTCGCCAACACCGCGGGCTACGCGATGGACTTCCACGCCCACTCCGCTCAGCGGCAGCCCCTCGCCCGTACGGTCGCCGTGACGCGGGACGGCGGTTCCTGGCGATGGTGCCTGGACGAGGAGTACTGGCCGATCACACGACCGGGGGGACCTGCATGA
- a CDS encoding pyridoxal-phosphate dependent enzyme, giving the protein MRYDSITDAIGNTPLVRIDPAVHGLTHIDLYAKLEMLNPFGSVKDRPAWNMARPHLAAAAERGETVVELSSGNTAKALALLAGMHGLKFKSVTNRMRIPEIKELLLLLGAEIEELPGQSECLDPTDTDDPLTRFHQALAEPGGAYLHTDQYFNPRNTEAHATGTGPEIIKDLEGRAPDWFIACVGTAGSSTGVARVLREHDPDVRVLGLVAHKSDFIPGIRTIDEVHQVGLFDPATYDTIESVTADEAIDGMMTLIRRCGLLSGPTGGAAFQGAIRHLRTVDEELTERQTAVFIVCDRAESYLGYVRQRRPELLGRPPRKNSAATLTEAEVRDEAKVIDIDAARRWIDADPAPLVIDLRGPHAYAALHIDGSVNIADELFDELLRGGLPFSRRRPVLLACPVGEKSARYAALLTRMGHPDVRSLSGGIVAWRDAGAPLVRD; this is encoded by the coding sequence ATGAGGTACGACAGCATCACCGACGCCATCGGCAACACCCCGCTGGTGCGCATCGACCCGGCCGTGCACGGCCTCACCCACATCGACCTGTACGCCAAGCTGGAGATGCTCAACCCCTTCGGCTCGGTCAAGGACCGGCCCGCGTGGAACATGGCCCGTCCGCACCTCGCCGCTGCGGCCGAACGCGGCGAGACCGTCGTGGAACTCTCCAGCGGGAACACGGCGAAGGCGCTGGCCCTGCTCGCGGGCATGCACGGCCTGAAGTTCAAGAGCGTCACCAACCGGATGCGGATCCCGGAGATCAAGGAACTGCTCCTGCTCCTCGGCGCCGAGATCGAGGAACTGCCGGGCCAGAGCGAGTGCCTCGACCCGACCGACACCGACGACCCGTTGACCCGCTTTCACCAGGCACTCGCCGAGCCCGGCGGCGCCTATCTGCACACCGACCAGTACTTCAACCCGCGCAACACCGAGGCGCACGCGACGGGCACCGGCCCGGAGATCATCAAGGACCTCGAGGGCCGGGCACCGGACTGGTTCATCGCCTGTGTGGGCACCGCCGGTTCGTCCACCGGCGTGGCCAGGGTGCTGCGCGAACACGACCCGGACGTACGGGTCCTCGGCCTGGTCGCCCACAAGTCGGACTTCATCCCCGGCATCCGCACCATCGACGAGGTGCACCAGGTCGGCCTCTTCGACCCGGCGACCTACGACACGATCGAGTCGGTGACCGCCGACGAGGCCATCGACGGCATGATGACGCTGATCCGCCGCTGCGGACTCCTGTCCGGGCCCACGGGCGGAGCCGCCTTCCAGGGTGCGATACGTCATCTCCGCACGGTGGACGAGGAGTTGACCGAACGGCAAACCGCGGTGTTCATCGTCTGCGACCGTGCCGAGAGCTACCTCGGTTACGTGCGGCAGCGCCGCCCCGAACTGCTCGGCAGGCCGCCCCGGAAGAACTCGGCGGCGACCCTCACCGAGGCGGAGGTACGGGACGAGGCCAAGGTCATCGACATCGACGCCGCTCGTCGCTGGATCGACGCAGATCCCGCGCCGCTCGTCATCGACCTGCGCGGACCGCACGCGTACGCCGCGCTGCACATCGACGGCTCGGTCAACATCGCCGACGAACTCTTCGACGAACTCCTGCGCGGCGGGCTGCCCTTCAGCAGGCGGCGGCCGGTGCTGCTGGCCTGCCCGGTCGGCGAGAAGTCCGCCCGCTACGCCGCGCTGCTGACCCGCATGGGGCACCCGGACGTACGCAGCCTGTCCGGTGGCATCGTCGCCTGGCGGGACGCCGGCGCACCTCTGGTCCGGGACTGA
- a CDS encoding aminotransferase class V-fold PLP-dependent enzyme, protein MEGLTKDDDFKELTAWQADIRGQFPILTAHPELAYLDSAATAQKPRAVLNAVETYLTTTNANAGRGTYPWANHTTALVERTRRRVKEFLGDPEPDSDRSTVHFVSGTTEGLRAVARDWLTTHLTDGDEILVPYADHQANLAPWLEAQRLLAERGVGVQVRALPYQEASGDYDHRALPELVGPRTRFVAATHIHHVYGGDMNVHRLRAAVGPDVPICLDAAQSVGHLPVSVTELDVDFVVFSGHKAMALPGTGAVWARNDPARGPEFRPGGWQGTPNTVGIASLEAALDWLDAAGTDRIARWSTALTARLTEGLRHLTPYEILGCQTSLAADSRVQRRHGIVSFRHHDIPSDDLGFILFSHGFMVRADSLCQAGADEQDASVRVSVHAYNTVEEIDRLLTVLPD, encoded by the coding sequence ATGGAGGGACTGACCAAGGACGACGATTTCAAGGAACTGACGGCCTGGCAGGCGGACATACGCGGCCAGTTCCCCATCCTCACCGCGCACCCCGAACTCGCCTACCTCGACAGCGCGGCCACCGCACAGAAGCCGCGGGCCGTGCTGAACGCCGTGGAGACGTACCTGACGACGACGAACGCCAACGCCGGGCGGGGCACCTACCCGTGGGCGAACCACACGACCGCGCTCGTCGAGCGCACCCGGCGACGCGTCAAGGAGTTCCTCGGCGACCCCGAACCCGACTCCGACCGCTCCACCGTCCACTTCGTCAGCGGAACCACCGAAGGGCTGCGGGCGGTCGCCCGCGACTGGCTCACCACCCACCTCACCGACGGCGACGAGATCCTCGTCCCGTACGCCGACCACCAGGCCAACCTGGCTCCCTGGCTGGAGGCCCAGCGGCTGCTGGCCGAACGGGGCGTCGGCGTACAAGTGCGCGCGCTCCCGTATCAGGAGGCGTCCGGTGACTACGACCATCGGGCGCTTCCCGAACTCGTCGGCCCGCGCACGCGGTTCGTCGCCGCCACACACATCCACCACGTCTACGGCGGCGACATGAACGTGCACCGTTTGCGCGCGGCCGTCGGCCCAGATGTGCCGATCTGCCTGGACGCCGCCCAGAGCGTCGGCCATCTGCCGGTCTCCGTGACCGAACTCGACGTGGATTTCGTGGTCTTCTCCGGACACAAGGCCATGGCCCTGCCCGGCACCGGAGCCGTGTGGGCCCGCAACGACCCCGCACGGGGGCCGGAGTTCAGGCCCGGAGGCTGGCAGGGCACCCCCAACACCGTGGGCATCGCCTCCCTCGAAGCCGCGCTCGACTGGCTGGACGCGGCGGGCACCGACCGGATCGCCCGCTGGAGCACCGCTCTCACGGCCCGGCTCACCGAGGGGCTGCGCCACCTCACGCCGTACGAGATCCTGGGCTGCCAGACCAGTCTGGCCGCAGACTCCCGCGTGCAGCGCCGGCACGGCATCGTCTCCTTCAGGCACCACGACATCCCCTCCGACGACCTCGGCTTCATCCTGTTCAGCCACGGCTTCATGGTCCGCGCGGACAGCCTCTGTCAGGCGGGGGCGGACGAGCAGGACGCCTCGGTCCGGGTCAGCGTCCACGCGTACAACACGGTCGAGGAGATCGACCGCCTGCTGACCGTCCTCCCCGACTGA
- a CDS encoding class I SAM-dependent methyltransferase encodes MGVSMATAKMWVERWERQQERYALDREERFTVIADVIEHVTADGTEPLLLDLGCGPGSLATRLSARMPHAEIVAADMDPLLLELGRTHHPYAARYVDTVIGDDGWTDALDLGRPLDAAVSTTALHYLSVPTLLRTYRQLAALLRPGGALVNGDHFPHHSPPCANLARHVGRRHAERCGTHDHEDWQSWWTAAAQDPELADLFTQRAQRQAALGNHDGNDNTLTLADHTALLREAGFHHITPVWQFGDSHVLVALKGE; translated from the coding sequence ATGGGCGTGAGCATGGCGACGGCCAAGATGTGGGTGGAGCGCTGGGAGCGCCAGCAGGAGCGCTACGCCCTCGACCGTGAGGAGCGCTTCACCGTGATCGCCGATGTCATCGAACACGTCACGGCCGACGGCACCGAGCCCCTGCTCCTCGACCTCGGCTGCGGGCCCGGCTCCCTGGCCACCCGGCTGTCCGCGCGCATGCCGCACGCCGAGATCGTCGCCGCCGACATGGACCCGCTGCTCCTGGAACTGGGCCGCACCCACCACCCGTACGCCGCCCGCTACGTGGACACCGTGATCGGCGACGACGGCTGGACCGACGCCCTCGACCTGGGCCGCCCCCTGGACGCGGCCGTCTCCACCACCGCCCTGCACTACCTCTCCGTGCCGACCCTGCTCCGGACCTACCGCCAACTCGCTGCTCTCCTGCGGCCCGGTGGCGCCCTCGTCAACGGCGACCACTTCCCCCACCACAGCCCGCCCTGCGCGAACCTCGCCCGGCACGTGGGACGCCGTCATGCCGAACGCTGCGGCACCCACGACCACGAGGACTGGCAGTCCTGGTGGACCGCGGCCGCCCAGGACCCGGAACTGGCCGACCTGTTCACCCAACGCGCGCAGCGACAGGCGGCACTCGGCAACCACGACGGCAACGACAACACGCTGACCCTCGCCGACCACACCGCACTGCTGCGGGAAGCGGGCTTCCACCACATCACCCCCGTCTGGCAGTTCGGCGACAGTCACGTCCTCGTCGCGCTCAAGGGAGAGTGA
- a CDS encoding dihydrofolate reductase family protein, whose translation MTTRTGKVVCGITISADGYSAGLNQTEERPFGDDGGDGWGDKLHAWFSETPEENRAEIDEMIAAKAFIMGRNMFGPVRGEWDRQWNGWWGDDPPYHAPVFVLTHHAREPQPMDGGTTFHFVTDGIESALAQARAAAGDGDVAIMGGATTVNQYLAAGLIDELRLHISPLTLGAGTRLFEGVPPLKLEQVKSRPAKLVTHVTYRVLP comes from the coding sequence ATGACCACACGCACGGGCAAGGTGGTCTGCGGCATCACGATCTCGGCCGACGGGTACTCGGCCGGACTCAACCAGACCGAGGAACGCCCGTTCGGCGACGACGGCGGCGACGGCTGGGGCGACAAGCTGCACGCCTGGTTCTCCGAAACTCCCGAGGAGAACCGGGCCGAGATCGACGAGATGATCGCCGCCAAGGCGTTCATCATGGGGCGCAACATGTTCGGCCCGGTGCGTGGCGAGTGGGACCGGCAGTGGAACGGCTGGTGGGGCGACGATCCGCCGTACCACGCCCCGGTCTTCGTGCTCACCCACCACGCGCGCGAGCCGCAGCCGATGGACGGCGGCACCACGTTCCACTTCGTCACCGACGGGATCGAGTCGGCGCTGGCACAGGCACGCGCGGCGGCCGGCGACGGCGATGTCGCGATCATGGGTGGCGCGACCACCGTCAACCAGTACCTTGCCGCCGGCCTGATCGACGAGCTGCGGCTGCACATTTCGCCGCTCACGCTCGGCGCCGGCACACGGCTGTTCGAAGGCGTCCCACCGCTGAAACTGGAGCAGGTGAAGTCGCGGCCGGCGAAACTGGTCACGCACGTGACCTACCGCGTGCTGCCCTGA
- a CDS encoding NAD(P)H-binding protein: MQVPAQPYGSSRRSARRRSGVGHTLDWSSTTQKAIYRTLLRSIYADKEIADERIRSSGLERTVVYPTRLTHGPANGTYSAGDRLPMKGNPTISRAAVAAFMHQAAHGNEWIHRSPVITD; this comes from the coding sequence GTGCAGGTACCAGCGCAGCCGTACGGGTCCTCGCGCCGGTCCGCGCGGCGGCGTTCGGGCGTCGGCCACACCCTCGACTGGTCGAGCACCACACAGAAGGCGATCTACCGCACGCTGCTGCGGTCGATCTACGCCGACAAGGAGATAGCCGACGAGCGCATCCGCTCCAGCGGGCTGGAGCGGACCGTGGTCTACCCGACCCGGCTGACCCACGGCCCCGCCAACGGCACCTACAGCGCCGGGGACCGCCTGCCGATGAAGGGCAACCCGACCATCAGTCGCGCGGCCGTGGCCGCCTTCATGCACCAGGCGGCCCACGGCAACGAGTGGATCCACCGCAGCCCTGTGATCACGGACTGA
- a CDS encoding YqjF family protein, with amino-acid sequence MVAYGAEQRVRVPALRAGWLRQTFVHWAFPPDKVQALLPGELVVDEYDGAAWVGFTPFVMADVRLPGVPALVPGLPTFAETNLRTYVRHRDGRDGLWFLSIEVACPLMLAARAVGAPCNPGTLSVSAKGDAVSYTGSRWVGDASYRLIVRPGDPITPTERDVWLTSRWRAYTRRLGMIWQTPVEHEPWPLRDAAVDVLDETLTTAAGLPAPTAEPVAHFSEGVRHVRLGLTRPGA; translated from the coding sequence GTGGTCGCGTATGGAGCGGAGCAGCGGGTACGCGTTCCGGCCCTTCGGGCCGGCTGGCTGAGGCAGACGTTCGTCCACTGGGCCTTCCCGCCGGACAAGGTCCAGGCGCTGCTTCCCGGGGAACTGGTGGTGGACGAGTACGACGGTGCCGCCTGGGTGGGTTTCACCCCCTTCGTCATGGCGGATGTGCGCCTTCCCGGCGTGCCCGCCCTGGTCCCCGGGCTTCCGACGTTCGCGGAGACCAACCTGCGGACCTACGTCCGGCATCGGGACGGGAGGGACGGGCTGTGGTTTCTGTCGATCGAGGTGGCCTGCCCGCTGATGCTCGCGGCCCGGGCCGTCGGCGCGCCGTGCAACCCGGGCACGCTGAGCGTCTCCGCGAAGGGGGACGCCGTTTCGTACACGGGCTCCAGATGGGTCGGCGACGCCTCCTACCGACTGATCGTCCGGCCCGGTGATCCGATCACGCCCACCGAGCGGGACGTCTGGCTGACCTCGCGCTGGCGCGCGTACACACGTCGGCTCGGCATGATCTGGCAGACGCCGGTCGAGCACGAGCCCTGGCCGCTGAGGGACGCCGCCGTCGACGTACTCGACGAGACGCTCACCACCGCGGCCGGCCTTCCCGCGCCCACGGCCGAGCCCGTGGCGCACTTCTCGGAAGGAGTCAGACATGTGCGGCTCGGGCTCACCCGACCAGGGGCGTAA
- a CDS encoding CBS domain-containing protein — MHGTPHIVGDVMTRTVATVGRGTAFKEIIQLMRDRRISAVPVVEEGGRVVGIVSEADLLPKEEFRDSDPDRYTQLRRLADLSKAGAVTAEELMTSPALTVRPDATLAQAARTMARAKVKRLVVVDAGGMLEGVVSRADLLKVFLRADEEIAEEVRREVVAYLFPSPGSAVRVAVRDGVVLLGGRVRDTSLVPVHEARPGRSADARDPAVEAQPRRAPSGRAALPAHPLAPDPVSGRLRLTPLVG, encoded by the coding sequence ATGCACGGCACACCGCACATCGTCGGCGACGTCATGACCCGCACGGTCGCGACAGTCGGTCGTGGGACGGCCTTCAAGGAGATCATCCAGCTGATGCGGGACAGGAGGATCAGCGCCGTGCCCGTGGTCGAGGAAGGGGGCCGTGTGGTCGGCATCGTCTCAGAGGCCGACCTGCTCCCCAAGGAGGAGTTCCGCGACAGCGACCCCGACCGGTACACCCAGCTGCGGCGCCTGGCGGACCTGTCGAAAGCCGGCGCGGTGACCGCCGAGGAGCTGATGACCTCCCCCGCGCTCACGGTACGGCCGGACGCAACGCTCGCCCAGGCCGCCCGAACGATGGCCCGGGCCAAGGTCAAGCGGCTTGTGGTGGTGGACGCGGGCGGAATGCTGGAGGGCGTCGTCAGCCGCGCGGACCTGCTGAAGGTCTTCCTCCGCGCCGACGAGGAGATCGCCGAGGAGGTCCGGCGCGAGGTCGTCGCCTACCTCTTCCCCTCCCCGGGCTCCGCCGTCCGGGTGGCCGTACGGGACGGCGTCGTGCTGCTCGGCGGCCGGGTCCGGGACACCTCTCTGGTACCGGTGCACGAGGCGCGTCCCGGACGAAGTGCCGATGCCCGCGATCCAGCCGTCGAAGCGCAGCCGCGGCGGGCGCCGTCCGGTAGGGCGGCCCTTCCGGCTCATCCCCTTGCTCCCGATCCGGTGTCAGGAAGGCTCCGGCTTACGCCCCTGGTCGGGTGA